In Thiovibrio frasassiensis, one DNA window encodes the following:
- the speA gene encoding biosynthetic arginine decarboxylase, which yields MQQTAEATAWSIDKARELYGIARWGLRYFDINTKGQVTVAPLKEQGGTIAIVDVIKEAVEQGLHFPMLIRFHDLLRNRVERINKAFNDAIVELEYKSIYRGVYPIKVNQLREVVEEIIDAGKPFHHGLEVGSKPELYAALAFHEDRESLIICNGYKDALYIKTALLGRKLGKKIVLVVEKVEEVTNIIRYAKELKVEPMIGLRVRLMSGGKGKWEKSTGEDAKFGLSTQEILQVSDLLKEADLADCLKLVHFHSGSQIPDILTIKKAVREGAMFYAKIKQIGHALEYIDVGGGLGVDYDGSRTTFHSSINYSLNEYARDIVYNIMDVCDSQGVAHPVIISESGRAVVAHHSVLVVETFGDIKKMEHAREPAKPEISHKLVEEAWYNYTHVNPSNPLEAYHDAQHNKEETQVHFELGLIDLEVKAEVEKLFWLTGARVLEHFVNAEYKPDEIVELESKFSDQYLCNFSVFQSLLDHWGYGQLFPIMPLHRLNEEPKRRGTLADITCDSDGTVSKFINLYEEGVDTLPLHDLNGKPYYLGIFLTGAYQDIMGDLHNLFGRVNEAHVFLDEDEDAGYYIEETIEGTTMEKVLGLVQYTGTDLKRKMKSQVDSAIKEDRLRPNEAMRLLGEYEKGLKGYTYLDLKKVRKKS from the coding sequence ATGCAGCAGACAGCGGAAGCAACGGCCTGGAGTATCGACAAGGCCCGGGAGCTGTATGGTATTGCCCGTTGGGGATTGCGTTATTTTGACATCAACACCAAAGGGCAGGTGACCGTCGCGCCCCTTAAGGAGCAGGGCGGCACCATTGCCATTGTTGACGTGATCAAGGAGGCGGTTGAGCAGGGCCTCCACTTTCCCATGCTCATCCGGTTTCATGATCTGTTGCGCAACCGGGTGGAGCGGATCAACAAGGCTTTCAACGACGCGATTGTCGAGCTGGAATATAAATCCATCTATCGCGGCGTCTATCCCATTAAGGTCAATCAGCTGCGCGAGGTGGTCGAGGAGATCATCGATGCGGGCAAGCCCTTCCACCATGGCCTTGAGGTCGGCTCCAAGCCGGAGCTCTACGCGGCCCTCGCTTTCCACGAAGACCGGGAAAGCCTGATCATCTGCAACGGCTACAAGGATGCCCTCTATATCAAGACCGCGCTGCTCGGCCGTAAGCTGGGCAAGAAGATCGTCCTGGTGGTGGAGAAGGTCGAGGAAGTCACCAACATTATCCGCTACGCCAAGGAACTGAAAGTGGAGCCGATGATCGGCCTTAGGGTTCGCTTGATGAGCGGCGGCAAGGGCAAGTGGGAAAAATCCACCGGCGAGGACGCCAAGTTCGGTCTCTCTACCCAGGAGATTCTCCAGGTTTCCGATCTGCTCAAAGAGGCCGATCTTGCCGATTGCCTCAAGCTCGTGCATTTCCACAGCGGCTCCCAGATCCCGGATATTCTGACGATCAAGAAGGCGGTGCGGGAAGGGGCCATGTTCTATGCCAAGATCAAGCAGATCGGCCATGCCCTGGAATACATTGATGTGGGTGGGGGCTTGGGCGTGGATTACGACGGCAGCCGCACCACCTTCCATTCCTCCATCAACTATTCCCTGAACGAATACGCCCGGGACATCGTTTACAACATCATGGATGTCTGCGATTCCCAGGGGGTCGCGCATCCGGTGATCATTAGCGAATCGGGCCGGGCCGTGGTGGCGCATCATTCCGTATTGGTGGTTGAGACCTTCGGCGACATCAAGAAGATGGAGCATGCTCGGGAGCCCGCCAAGCCGGAGATCAGCCACAAACTGGTGGAAGAGGCATGGTACAATTACACCCATGTCAATCCCAGCAATCCGCTGGAGGCTTACCACGATGCCCAGCACAACAAAGAGGAGACCCAGGTCCATTTTGAGCTGGGTCTCATCGATCTGGAAGTGAAGGCGGAGGTGGAGAAGCTTTTCTGGCTCACCGGCGCCAGGGTGCTGGAGCATTTCGTGAATGCCGAGTACAAGCCCGATGAGATTGTCGAGCTGGAGAGCAAATTTTCCGACCAGTATCTCTGTAATTTCAGTGTGTTTCAGTCCCTGCTCGATCATTGGGGGTACGGCCAGCTTTTTCCGATCATGCCCCTGCACCGGCTGAACGAAGAACCCAAACGGAGGGGGACGCTGGCCGATATCACCTGCGATTCGGACGGCACGGTCTCAAAATTCATTAATCTTTACGAGGAAGGGGTCGATACCCTGCCGCTCCATGATCTCAACGGCAAGCCCTATTATCTCGGAATTTTTCTTACCGGCGCCTATCAGGACATCATGGGCGACCTGCACAACCTTTTCGGCCGGGTCAACGAAGCCCATGTCTTCCTCGATGAGGATGAGGATGCCGGGTATTACATCGAGGAGACCATTGAGGGTACCACCATGGAAAAGGTGCTGGGTCTGGTCCAGTACACCGGTACCGATCTGAAGCGGAAGATGAAGAGTCAGGTGGACAGCGCCATCAAGGAAGACAGGCTGCGGCCCAATGAGGCCATGCGGCTTTTGGGCGAGTATGAGAAGGGGTTGAAGGGCTATACCTATCTGGACCTGAAGAAGGTCCGAAAGAAGAGCTGA
- a CDS encoding nitrite reductase, with amino-acid sequence MTNTITTTRLTILLPAGRLPLAIMDKANALAQKYQLELYLSTAQNLRLMGIKEEDLPAIREELAALGAQFKGPGKFPIPRVCIGVRDCSMGVGDPERISALILAKFQGREKTKQKFKIAISGCTLACSGVLTTDIGIMATRKGFDLFVGGKGGPSPKVGRRVLRDLDEQGVVAAVAELVEFHDAHTETKQRMVKLIDHPEFPFKEVV; translated from the coding sequence ATGACAAATACCATTACGACAACACGCTTGACCATTCTGCTGCCGGCGGGCCGTCTGCCCCTGGCCATAATGGATAAGGCCAATGCGCTGGCCCAAAAATATCAGCTGGAACTCTACCTGAGCACCGCCCAGAATCTGCGGCTCATGGGGATTAAGGAAGAGGATCTGCCCGCGATCCGCGAGGAGTTGGCGGCGCTGGGCGCCCAGTTCAAGGGGCCGGGCAAGTTCCCGATCCCTAGGGTCTGCATCGGGGTGCGCGATTGCTCCATGGGCGTTGGCGATCCGGAGAGGATCTCCGCCTTGATCCTGGCGAAGTTTCAGGGGCGGGAAAAAACCAAGCAGAAATTCAAGATCGCCATCTCCGGGTGCACCCTGGCCTGTTCCGGGGTGCTCACCACGGATATCGGCATCATGGCCACCCGCAAGGGGTTTGATCTCTTTGTCGGCGGCAAGGGCGGGCCAAGCCCCAAGGTCGGCCGCAGGGTTCTGCGGGATCTGGACGAGCAGGGGGTGGTGGCTGCGGTGGCGGAGTTGGTGGAGTTCCATGATGCGCATACCGAGACCAAGCAACGGATGGTGAAGCTGATTGATCATCCGGAGTTTCCGTTTAAAGAGGTGGTGTAA
- a CDS encoding carboxypeptidase M32, protein MKPLAQLRKYSAELVDLHHALALMQWDQEVRMPRLAGEDRASQFATLSALVHRREVAPELGGLLAEVEAQKGNLSVEECALLRVMRRSYEQNTRLPEEFVAEFSRLTSQAQMRWLEAREQSDFTIFQPLLERLVALSRQQAEYLGYAVHPYDALLDLYEEGLTTAQVTRMFGELQAPLVAMVKKFAGRLTPLSFNEPFSLAGQEQFAEHLLVAMGFDFSRGCLARSAHPFTTTLGHHDRRITNRYAPESLDFIFGALHEGGHALYEQGIDERLAHTHLDDGVSLGIHESQSRFWENVVGRGNPFWQRFFPELQQAFPAQFSLLGLTEFVRGINAVTPGLIRVDADEVTYNLHVLIRFEIEKGLIEGSVQVADLPGIWREKYRDYLGVEVPSDAEGVLQDIHWSHGSFGYFPTYTIGNLAAAQIWEAYKQYDPGFQQTLADGNLSKVREWLVREIHGHGSVYLPEALLVRVTGAPLSAQPFLAYLEEKFSTLIG, encoded by the coding sequence ATGAAGCCCCTCGCCCAGTTACGAAAATATTCCGCCGAGCTGGTTGACCTGCACCATGCCCTGGCCCTCATGCAGTGGGATCAGGAGGTCCGCATGCCGCGCCTTGCCGGAGAAGATCGGGCCAGCCAGTTCGCCACCTTAAGCGCTTTGGTGCATCGGCGGGAGGTTGCCCCGGAGCTGGGCGGATTGCTGGCGGAGGTCGAGGCGCAAAAAGGGAACCTGTCCGTGGAGGAGTGCGCCCTGCTGCGGGTCATGCGGCGGAGCTACGAGCAGAATACCCGGCTGCCCGAGGAGTTTGTCGCCGAGTTTTCCCGCCTCACCTCCCAGGCCCAGATGCGTTGGCTTGAGGCCCGGGAACAGTCCGACTTCACCATCTTTCAACCCCTGCTGGAACGGCTGGTGGCCTTGTCCCGGCAGCAGGCCGAATATCTGGGCTATGCGGTCCACCCCTATGACGCGCTGCTCGATCTTTACGAGGAGGGCCTTACCACCGCCCAGGTGACCAGGATGTTCGGTGAGTTGCAGGCGCCCCTGGTCGCTATGGTCAAAAAGTTTGCCGGCCGCCTGACCCCCTTGTCTTTTAACGAGCCGTTTTCCCTGGCCGGTCAGGAGCAGTTTGCCGAACATCTCCTGGTGGCCATGGGGTTTGACTTCAGTCGGGGCTGTCTGGCCCGTTCAGCCCATCCGTTCACCACCACCCTGGGGCACCACGACCGGCGCATCACCAACCGCTATGCGCCCGAGAGCCTGGATTTCATCTTCGGCGCCTTGCACGAAGGCGGCCACGCTCTTTATGAGCAGGGCATAGACGAGCGGCTGGCCCACACGCATCTTGATGATGGGGTTTCCTTGGGCATCCACGAATCGCAGTCCCGCTTCTGGGAGAATGTCGTGGGTCGGGGCAACCCTTTCTGGCAGCGATTTTTCCCGGAGCTGCAGCAGGCGTTTCCTGCCCAGTTTTCCCTTTTGGGGCTTACGGAGTTTGTCCGGGGCATCAACGCGGTGACCCCGGGGCTGATTCGGGTGGATGCCGACGAGGTCACCTACAACCTCCACGTCCTGATCCGTTTCGAGATCGAAAAGGGATTGATCGAGGGGAGTGTGCAGGTTGCTGACCTGCCTGGGATCTGGCGGGAGAAATATCGGGACTATCTCGGCGTTGAGGTCCCTTCGGACGCAGAGGGGGTCTTGCAGGATATCCATTGGTCCCATGGCAGCTTCGGTTATTTCCCCACCTATACCATCGGCAATCTTGCCGCTGCCCAGATCTGGGAGGCCTATAAGCAGTATGATCCCGGCTTTCAGCAGACCCTTGCCGACGGCAATCTGAGCAAGGTTCGGGAGTGGCTGGTTCGGGAGATCCATGGCCACGGCAGCGTCTACCTGCCCGAAGCGCTCCTTGTGCGGGTAACGGGCGCACCCCTATCCGCCCAGCCGTTTCTTGCCTATCTTGAGGAAAAGTTCAGTACTTTGATCGGTTGA
- a CDS encoding radical SAM protein — protein MTPSRHPDRTPSLVFANAAGEITDYPELDMAGRSGGHFSRPNLEDLIPLPEGSDLFVMPGRNPVGIDPETGEPLLVAENPLDPHAGLQAVAAFMSPAHTAIHWAGFEKSKADLPHLPLYAYTAVGWLDGRFWVSAFRSDPDQRQEMNRFQPEKLIHRTEQWLRQNEQNRLIQHLGKCCLTYRCPAAINYFLRKFEAPLPTSPVCNAQCLGCISLQPSGCCPSTQDRINFVPTPKEIAEIAVPHLKTVKGGVASFGQGCEGEPLLQADTIEQAILLIRKQTDKGTVNLNSNASLPAAVDRLAHAGLDSLRVSMNSAQPVYHQRYYRPKGFTFDSVKQSIRIMKQHGRFVSLNYFILPGFTDDPAEFAALCELISEYSPDFLQLRNLNMDPDWYFDSLQFEEGGPPMGIRAWLRELKKRFPRLRYGYFNPPLR, from the coding sequence ATGACCCCAAGCCGACACCCCGACAGAACCCCCAGCCTGGTCTTTGCCAATGCAGCCGGCGAGATCACGGATTATCCCGAGCTCGACATGGCAGGGCGCAGCGGCGGCCATTTTTCCCGGCCCAACCTTGAAGACCTGATCCCCCTGCCCGAGGGCAGCGATCTCTTTGTCATGCCGGGGCGCAACCCGGTGGGCATCGACCCGGAAACCGGCGAGCCCCTTCTGGTCGCGGAAAACCCCCTGGATCCGCACGCCGGTCTTCAGGCGGTGGCCGCCTTCATGTCCCCGGCCCATACCGCCATCCACTGGGCCGGTTTTGAAAAGAGCAAAGCCGACCTGCCCCATCTCCCCCTCTATGCTTATACCGCGGTGGGCTGGCTCGACGGCCGCTTCTGGGTCAGCGCCTTCCGCAGCGACCCGGACCAGCGTCAGGAGATGAACCGTTTTCAGCCGGAAAAACTCATACACCGCACCGAACAATGGCTGCGGCAGAATGAACAGAACCGGCTCATCCAGCATCTGGGCAAATGCTGCCTCACCTACCGCTGCCCGGCGGCGATCAACTATTTCCTGCGTAAATTCGAGGCGCCGCTGCCCACCTCGCCGGTATGCAACGCCCAGTGCCTCGGCTGCATCTCCCTCCAACCCTCGGGCTGCTGCCCCTCCACCCAGGACCGGATCAATTTTGTCCCCACCCCCAAGGAGATCGCCGAGATCGCCGTACCCCATCTCAAAACGGTCAAGGGCGGAGTGGCCAGCTTCGGCCAGGGCTGCGAGGGAGAACCCCTGCTCCAGGCCGACACCATCGAACAGGCCATCCTCCTGATCCGCAAACAGACCGACAAGGGCACCGTCAACCTGAACAGCAACGCCTCCCTGCCCGCCGCCGTGGACCGGTTGGCCCATGCCGGGCTGGACAGCCTGCGGGTCAGCATGAACAGCGCGCAGCCCGTGTACCACCAGCGCTATTACCGGCCCAAGGGCTTCACCTTCGATTCGGTCAAACAGTCGATCCGGATCATGAAACAGCACGGCCGCTTTGTCTCGCTCAACTATTTCATCCTTCCCGGTTTCACCGACGATCCGGCGGAGTTTGCCGCCCTCTGCGAGCTGATCAGCGAATACAGCCCCGATTTTCTCCAGCTGCGCAACCTCAACATGGACCCGGACTGGTACTTTGACTCCCTGCAATTCGAGGAAGGTGGCCCGCCCATGGGCATCCGGGCCTGGCTGCGGGAGCTGAAAAAGCGCTTTCCCCGCTTGCGTTACGGCTATTTCAACCCGCCCCTGCGCTGA
- a CDS encoding ferritin family protein — protein MTTAHLLKPYQDKIIDLMLKQETLLASLYQIFAQKFPEYGKLWHKLAREEQKHAGWIQQLHVASEKKVVHFRQGRVKPSQLEIFVQSIEKKIKQAETDGFNARQALVCTIDLERSLIEKEVFLHFFGITKKARNVMTFLSQETKEHQELAEKLYAKTQGVRAHD, from the coding sequence ATGACAACCGCACACCTACTCAAACCATACCAAGACAAAATCATCGACCTGATGCTCAAGCAGGAAACCCTGCTGGCCTCGCTCTACCAGATCTTTGCCCAAAAATTTCCCGAGTATGGAAAGTTATGGCACAAGCTGGCCAGGGAAGAGCAGAAACATGCCGGCTGGATCCAACAGCTCCATGTCGCCAGCGAAAAGAAGGTGGTGCATTTCCGCCAAGGCCGCGTCAAACCCTCTCAGCTGGAAATCTTTGTGCAGAGCATTGAGAAAAAAATCAAGCAGGCGGAAACGGATGGCTTTAACGCCCGTCAGGCGCTGGTCTGCACCATTGACCTGGAGCGAAGCCTGATCGAAAAAGAGGTCTTCTTGCATTTTTTCGGGATAACGAAAAAGGCCCGCAATGTCATGACTTTTCTCTCCCAAGAGACCAAGGAACATCAGGAATTGGCGGAAAAGCTCTACGCCAAAACGCAAGGGGTTCGAGCGCACGATTGA
- a CDS encoding sulfite exporter TauE/SafE family protein produces MVQPEILFAVGVLFFAYFIRGIAGFGSALISVPLLVIFFPVSQVVPLIGLLDWLASVSQGLPNRRLIRWPDLLPLLPFTVLGVTTGLYLHTVLAPANLLLALSIFVLLYAVYALLPFPPLHGGRWLAGPAGLFGGTVGALFGTGGPFYVIYLTLRRLDKTEFRTTIATVFVIDGLCRIVGFSVSGFYTLRILAVFAGIVPIAALALWLGGRVHLRISHVAFVRLVSLILLGSGIALLLKAIAG; encoded by the coding sequence ATGGTGCAGCCCGAAATTCTCTTCGCCGTTGGCGTGCTGTTTTTCGCCTATTTCATCCGCGGCATCGCCGGCTTCGGCTCGGCCCTCATTTCCGTGCCCCTGTTGGTCATTTTTTTTCCTGTTTCCCAGGTGGTCCCCCTGATTGGGCTGCTGGACTGGCTGGCCTCGGTCAGTCAGGGGTTGCCCAACCGGCGGCTCATCCGCTGGCCTGATTTATTGCCGCTTCTGCCCTTTACCGTGTTGGGCGTTACCACCGGTCTCTATCTGCACACGGTCCTGGCCCCGGCCAATCTGCTCCTCGCCCTTTCCATCTTTGTTCTTCTCTATGCGGTGTATGCCCTGCTGCCGTTTCCGCCTCTGCATGGAGGGCGTTGGCTGGCCGGGCCTGCCGGCCTGTTTGGGGGTACGGTGGGCGCCCTCTTCGGGACCGGGGGGCCGTTTTATGTGATCTACCTGACCCTGCGTCGGCTGGATAAAACCGAGTTCCGCACCACCATCGCCACGGTTTTCGTGATCGATGGTCTCTGCAGGATCGTGGGCTTTTCCGTAAGCGGTTTTTATACCCTGCGCATTCTGGCAGTCTTTGCGGGGATTGTCCCCATTGCTGCCCTCGCCCTCTGGCTTGGCGGCCGGGTGCATCTGCGGATCAGTCATGTGGCTTTTGTCCGCTTGGTAAGCCTCATTCTCCTGGGCAGCGGGATTGCCCTGCTGCTCAAGGCAATTGCCGGCTAG